The nucleotide sequence GCGCGGGCCAGGATGCCCGGGGCCTTCTTGTGCTGGCCGCCGCCGTGGCCCATGAGGATGAGGGGGCGAGTGCCGGTGGCACCGTCCGGAGTCCACAGCACACCGGGAATCTCGCCGAGGGTGAAGAGCTGTTCGGAGACGCCGTCGGACGACGTCTGAGAGGTGAAGCGCATGGAGTTGCGAGCCTTTCGGAATGCCTTCGCGGGCACTCCCTAGGCCATGCGAGGGAGGGAGCCCCGACCTGTCACAGCGTTGATCGGTCTCACCTCCTCAGTTCGCCGCACCGCACAGCGACGCCGAAGCTATCACGACGGGCTGCCCACCCGCCCGAGCTGCTCACCGCGGGCCACCCGCTGCCCGGCACGGACCAGCCACCCCGGCGACCGCGACAACGACGCGAACGATACGGCGGCCCGGCACCCGGCGATGCGTCATCCCCGCTGCCGGCCGTTCACCAGCCGACGGTGGTGAGGCTGATGGGGGTGAGCTGGCGGACCTGGGGCTCGATCCACTGTGCCGCCGTGACCAGCTTGACCAGCCGGTCGATGGTCTCCGGCGGCCCGGCCACGAAGCTGCGCCGGTCGGCCGGGCAGCCGTAGCGGTCGTCGAAGCAGCCGCCGTCGAGGGCCCGGACGGCCATGCCGGCCTCGGCGGCGAGCAGCATCCCGGCCGGCAGGTCGACGGCCTCGGGGCGGTAGCCGACGATGCCGTCGATGTCGCCGCGGGCCAGCATCACCCAGGACAGCAGCGGCGCCCACAGTTGCAGCACCCGCCGCGCGGTCGTGTCGAGCACCACCTTCAGCGCCCGGGCGGTGCTGTCGTCGCGGGCCACCCCGTGCCCCTGGGTCCAGGCCAGCACCGGCGCGGTCGGCACCGGCCGGCGGGGCGCGTGCAGCGGGCGGCCCGACGGCCCGGACCCGTGCACGAAGGCGCCCTGCCCGCGCACGGCGGACCAGGTGCGGCCGGCGACCGGGTCGTGCACGACGCCGAGCACCGGGGAGCCGCGGTCGCAGAGGGCGATGCCCACCACGTACGCGGACAGCCCGATCGCGACGTTGTTGGTGCCGTCTAGCGGGTCGACCAGCCAGGCCCAGGTGTTGTCGGCGGCGTACTCGCCGCCCTCCTCGGCGATCACCCCGTGCTCCGGCCAGCGGGACCGGATCCGGTCGACGATGAGCCGCTCGGCGGCGAGGTCCAGGTCGGTGACCAGGTCGCCGGAGTCGTTCTTGGCCCGGGCGTGCAGCTTCCCCCGGGTGCCCCGGCGCAGCAGCCGCCCCGCCGCCTGGGCCGCCTCCACGGCGAAGCGGTGCGCGTCGCGCAGGTCGGGCCCGCCTCTGTTCGGCTCCACGTCCACGGCTCCTCCAGCCAGTCAGCCCCGTGCCACCAGTTCCGCGATCTCCCGCGCCATCCGTGCGGTCTCCGCCGCGCCGCAGCGGTCCCGGCGTATCCGGTGGCTGCGCCCGTCCACCGCGCCGAGGCTCAGGTCGCAGACGCCGGGCGTGGTCCGGCCGAGAGCCACCGTCACGGCGGGCTCACCGGCGTCGACCTCCGAGGTGTGGAAACCGCCGGCGCGCAGCGCGTACGAGTCGCCGGCCGAGTGGGTCTCCACGGTGGCGGTCACCGCGGTGACGAGCCGGTCGGTGGCCGCCATCTCGTCGACGTCGCCCCGGCTGTGCACCTCGTAGATCCGCCAGGACGGGTCGGCGGTGGCGTCGGTCACCTCGATCAGCTCGTTGCGCACCGTGCCGTGCAGCACGTGGCTGAGCAGGTCCCAGCTGTGCGAGTGCATGGTCGAGGTGGTCGGCCGCACCGGCGGCGGGTCGGCGGGCCAGGCGTGCACGCAGATGCCGTCGGCGCCGGTGCGCTCCACCGGCAGGCAGGTGAAGCCGAGCGGGTGCCGGACGGCCAGCAGCGGCCGCCGCCCCTCGGCGACGTCGTCGAGGACGTCGAGCACCCAGCCGCGCAGCAGCTCCGGCCGGGCGCCCCGGTCGATCTCCCGTTCGAGGTCGGCGTAGGTCATCATGCGTACGGGTTCCTCGCCTGGATGGCCCGGCTCACGATGTCGGCGACCTCGCGGTCGCCGAAGGACCGGGGCAGTGGCAGCCCGAGCGCGGCGAACAGCTTGCGGACCTGCTCGACGGAGGGCTCGTCGTCCAGCTTCACCGTGGCGGCCGCCTCGATGGGCACCCGCCGGCTCTGCTTGCGGCTGTAGTCCAGCTCGATGTTGAACCGGTTGTAGTAGAGCTCCCTGCGGTCGATCCGCAGGGCCGGTGTCTGCGGGTTCTCCTGCGTGATGATGACGCAGGACGAGGAGAGGTCGTAGCGGAAGGTGGTCATCTGCGCGGAGAGCCGGACCTCGACGGTGAGCAGCCCGGAGCGCTGCAGGTGCCAGCAGGCGGCCAGCACGGTCGCGTACGACTCCTTGCGGGTGCGGTCGACGGTCCACCGCTCTCCCGGCGCGTCCGGGTCGAGGCTGCGCCGGAACCGCGCGTAGCGCTCGCAGACGTCCTCGTCGGTCGGGTCGATGATCTCGATGGCGAAGCTCAGGGTGGCGTTGCGCCGGCGGGCATGCTCCAGGCACTGCGGCAGGGTGACCGCCCGGGTGAACGTGCCCGTTCCGCCCTTGAACGCCCATGAGTCGGTGTGCTGGCGGGCGTCGGCGAGAGCCCGGCCGACCTCGCTGCCGTGCAGCACCCGCACCATGGACACGCTGTCGATCGCCTCGCGGGCCCGGTTGAGCGCCCCGTCCGGCCCGGTGATCTCGTGCAGCTGCGGAACCAGTTCGGTGAGCCGGTCACGGGTGGCGCGCATGACCTCGCGCACCTCCTGCTGAGCGGTCTCGCGGCGCAGCCGGTCGCGCAGCACGGCCTGGGCGAGCACGGCGAGGACCAGCAGGATGGCGCTGTTGACCACGTCCTGGCTGACCGTATTGGTCAGGCCGAGGACGGCCACCGTGACGGCCAGCACCAGGCCGATGAACGCGTCGAGATTGTTGACGACCCAGGTGAACAGGCGCGCCATGACATCCCCCGGTCGACGACGGAACCCTCATGATAGCCCTTTGTCAATCTCGCCATCACGCGCTGTTCGGGTGGACCGTACCCCTCGGTGACGGCGGCTGCGCCGTCCGGCGGGCGGCGCAGATCAGCGACCCGCCGAGCCCCGGCGCGAGGCGGGCCAGCAGCCGGGAGGTGACCCACCGTCCACCGGGGAGCCGCCAGCCGACCTCGTTGGACCGGATCGCCAGCGGCGCGAACCCGGCCCGGCGCAGCACCTGCCGCAGCAGCGAGGCGGTGAACGGCCGGATGTGCAGCCAGAGGTAGGGATGCAGCGGGTCCACCTGCCGGGGCGCCCGGCCGGCGAGGAACGCCAGCCGGTCCTGCGCGGGCGCCAGGTTCGGGGTGGTCAGCACGAGCAGGCCGCCCGGGGCGAGCACCCGGTGGCACTCGTGCAGCAGCGCGAGCGGGTCGTAGACGTGCTCGATCAGCTCGCCGGTGAGCAGGCCGGCGAAGCTGCCGGCGCGGAACGGCAGCCCGCGGGTGGCGTCCAGGCAGACCGCCAGGGCCGCGCCGTCGGCGGCCCGGCGGGCCGCGCCCAGCGCGGTCTCGGCCATGTCGGCCACCACGAGCGGGCCGGGCAGCGCCGCCGGGTCCAGCATGCTGCGCGGGCCGCAGCCCAGCTCCAGAACGGGACGCCCGCCGGGCACGCCGTCGACCATGAGCCGGGCCGCGACCGCGCGGCGGATCCGGTGGTACGGGTCGTCGACGTACCCGTTGACCTGCGCGCCGTCGTGGTAGCTGCGCCGGTTGGCGCGGCGGCCGTGCGCCTGCGCGCTGCGCGAGGAGGCCCCGGTCGGCGGCTCGGCCATCGCACCCTCCACTGCGGTCGTCGCCCCCGTCGGCGGCGCCCGCCCTCCAGCCTCGCACCGCTCCCGGCCGGGGGCACGGAAATCCCCCCGGGTACGCGGACGCGGCGGCCGGAAGTCCGGCCGCCGCGTCGCGGGTGTCGGGTCAGATGGCCCGGGCCCAGTCCACCCGCATGCTGTCGTCGTACTCGTCGCCCGGGATCCACCACTGATCGCCGAAGCCGCTGGTCGAGACGATGATGTTGCCGCCGTCCGGCTCTTCGTTGGTCGGGGGCACCGACAGCGCGGCGCAGTAGCGGCCGTCCGGTGAGAACACCGGCGACAGGTACAGCCGCGGCTCGTCGGTGAGCTGCTTGAGGCCGGTGCCGCCGATCCGCACCGACGCGAGCGAGTCCTCACCGAGGGGCAGGTCGACGTCCCGGAACCAGCGGTTGGTGCAGAACACCACCCGCTCCGAGTTGGGCATGAAGACCGGCCAGCCGAACCGCTCACCCTCCTCGGGCTGGTAGACCCGCCGCACCCGCCCGGTAGCCAGTTCCAGCATGCGCAACTGGTGGCCCTCGGAGCGGCTGACCCACTGCATGACGATCATGGAGCCGTCCCGGGACCAGTTCGGCCGGGACATGGTGTGGCCCTGGACGAGGACCCGCCGCGCTCCGGTGGCCACGTTCACCGCGACCAGACTCTCGCGGTCGATCACCAGCGCGACCTCCGTGCCGTCCGGCGACCAGGTCGGCCACTGGTACGTGACGCCGAACGGGTCGCTGATCAGCTTCCGGACCTCGCCGGTCACCCGGTCGAACAGCGACAGGCTCGACCCGGTCTCGCCCTCGTAGCGCAGGTCGTTCACGGCCACGTACCGGCCGTCGGGCGAGGCGACGGCGTCGTAGGCGTGGGTGAGCAGCACCTGCGGCGTGGTGTGGCCCCGGTTGATCTGGAGCAGCCCCGCGCTGCCGGTCACCAGGAACGGCCCGTTGACCACCTCGGTGGTCTCCGCCGCGGCGGCGGGCGCCGCGGCGGTCAGGCCGCCGGCCAGCCCGGTCGCCGTGGCCGCCCCGGCCAGCGCGGCGGCACGCAGCAGGGCACGGCGATTCAACTCGGTCATGAAACACCCCCGTGATAGACGTCGCTCCACCCTCCTGAAGGGATGGTCGGCCGGGCATCGGTCGAGCGGACGGACCACCGTCGGCCACACGGCCAGCCCGTAGGGTGACCGGCCCGGCGGCCGGTACCCTCGCCCCGGTGACCTCCGACGCGTTGCGCCGCGCCCTCACCGACCCCGGCGACCCGCCGCTGCCGCCCCTGCCCGGGGTGGCCGTCGAGCTGCTCGACGCCCTGCAGGCGCCGCCCCGGCTCGCCGCGCACCTGCGGCTCGTGCACGACGTCGCCCGGCAGCTCACCGCCGCGTTCGCCGGATGCTTCCCGCTGGTGCCGTTCGACCGGCAGGCGGTGCTGTTCGGGGCGGCGATCCACGACCTCGGCAAGGTGGAGCACCCCGAGGAGCTGTCCGGGCCCGGCTCGGCGCACGAGGAGGCGGGCTACCAGCTGCTGCTGCGCTTCGGCGTGCCCGAGGAGCGGGCCCGCTTCGCCGTCACGCACGCCGCCTGGCACGCGCCCGGGGTGCAGCTGGAGGACCTGCTGGTGAGCCTCGCCGACAAGGTGTGGAAGGGCAAGCGCGTCACGGACCTGGAGGAGCTGGTGGTCGACCGGCTCGCCGACATCACCGGGCAGCCGCGCTGGCAGGCCTTCCTCGACCTCGACGACGTGCTCGCGGCGCTGGCCGCCGACGCGGACCGCCGGCTCGCCTTCCAGGCCGAGCACCCGGTGCACGGCTGACCCCCGGCCTCAGCCGTCGCCCGGCTCGGGCGACCCGGCTCCGGCCAGCAGCGCCTCCGCCGAGCTGGTCCGGGCGTACAGCAGGAACCGCCCGGCCCGGTGGGTGCCGACCAGGCCGGCGTCGCGCAGCGCCGTCAGGTGGTGGGAGACCGTGCCGGCGCTGAGGCCGCACCGCCGGGCCAGCTCGGTGGTGGCGGCCGGCACGGCCAGCTCGTGCAGCAGGGTGGCCCGGGTACGCCCCAGCACCCGGGCGAGCGCCGCGCTGGCCGGGGCGGCGCTGCGCTCCCAGAGGGTTCCGACCGCGCGGGCCGGATAGCGCAGGAGAGGCTGCGAGGTTCGCTCGGACAGGTTGGACCAGACCCGCGCGCCACCGAAGACCGACGGAACCAGCAGCAGGCCCCGCCCGCCCAGGTCGGCCGTCCCGGCGCGGGTCAGGTGGTCGACGTGCAACGTCCCGTCGTCCCAGGTGACGTACGGGTCGATCCGGTTGAGCAGGCCCCGCACGCCGTCGGTCGCCATCCGCCCGGCCCCGACGAGCACCTCGCGTTCCAGCAGGGTCCGCATCCGGGGCCAGTACGGGGCGATCGCCACCTCGACGTAGTCGGCGATCACCTGCGTGAGGCGGGCCAGCCCGGCCGGCGGGTCGGCGTACAGGTCGGCGAGCCGGGGCGGACGCGGCCCGGGCAGCTCGTCCAGCCCGGCCCGGACCACCTCCGGCGGGGTGGCGGCGAGCACGGCCAGTTCCCAGTCGATGGTGGGCAGGGCGGACGGCGGGGGTGGGCAGACGAAGCCCGGAATCACCACGGTCGGCATCGGCACGAGATCGGCGAGGAGCCGCCAGTCCACCACGGACAGCCGGGGCCGAACCTGCCGGTGCCAGAGCTGGTGGGCGGGGAACCAGTCGGGGCTCCGGAGCACCCGCACGCTGGCGACCGCCTCCCACAGCGGCGAGATCGCGAACCGGATCCCGGCCAGGTCCCGTACCCCCACCGCGACGCTCAGCACCCGCACCTCCCGACGGATTCGACCTGGCTCAAACTTATCGACCACGGCGGCTCCCCCGACCAGGGTCCCTGTCATGACCGCCACCGTCCCGGCACCCACCCGCTGGCCCCGCCCCTTCCGCTACGTCTACGCGGCCAACCTGACCGACAGCCTGGGCTTCCAGGTGGGCTACCTGGCCGTGCCGGTGCTGGCCGTGTCCGTGCTCGCCGCCACGCCCGGCCAGGTCGGCCTGCTCGCGGCGCTCAGCACCGCCGCCTTCCTGCTGGTCGGGCTGCCCGCCGGGGTCTGGGTGGACCGGTCGCCCCGCCGGACCGTGATGGTCGCCGCCGACCTGGCCCGCGCCGCCCTGTACGCCTCGATCCCGCTGGCCTGGTGGGCGGACGTGCTGACCCTCGGCCAGCTCTACGCGGTCGTGCTGCTCACCGGCGTCGGCACGGTCTTCGGTGACGTGGCCGCGCAGAGCTTCCTGCCGGAACTGGTCGGCCGGGACCGCCTGGTGGCGGCGAACTCGCTGCTCATGACGACCAACGCCACCATCCAGATCGGCGGCCGGGGATTCGGCGGCCTGCTCGTGCAGTGGCTCGGCGCCCCGCTCGCCCTGGCCCTGAACGCGGTCACCCACCTGCTCTCGGCGCTCGCCCTCACCCGGGTACGCCCCACCGCCACCGCCGGGACCGGACGGAACCGGCCGGCGGACGGCTTCGGCCGGCAGCTCGCCGAGGGCGTCCGGCACGTGCTGGGCAACCCGCTGCTGCGACCACTGGCCGTGTCGCTGGCCGGCATCAACCTCACCGTGAACCTGATGACCACCATGCTGCCGGTGGTGTTCCTGCGCGACCTCGGCCTCGGCGCCGGCGCGCTCGGGCTATTCCTCGGCGCCGGCGGGGTCGGGGCGCTGCTCGGCGCGGTGACCGCACGCCCGCTGGCCGCCCGGATTGGACACGGCCGGGCGCTCTGGCTGCCCGGGCTGCTGGTGGCGCCCGCCGGCGCGCTGGTCGCGCTGGTCGACACCGGAGCGTGGCTGTGGCTCGCGGGCCTCGGCTGGCTGGCGCTGGCCTGGCGGACCGGGATCGGCAACGTGATCGGCGTGAGCCTGCGGCAGCGGGCCACCCCGGACGCGCTGCTCGGCCGGATGAACGCCACCTTCCGGTTCCTGCTCACCGGAGCGATCGCGGTCGGCGCCGGGCTGGCCGGCCTGCTCGGCGAGTACGCCGGCCCGCGTACCCCGCTCTGGGTCGGCGCGATCGGCGCCGCCCTCACCTGGCTGCCGCTGTACCGCTCCCCGGTGCGCACGCTGCCCGACCCGGACCGGCTGCCCCCGACCGCCGGCTGACATCCGTACCGCTGTTACCTGGCGGTTACGCGGCTGCGAAGCCGCTGTGGCACGGCCAGCCGACCGTCGGGGCAGGGACGCCGGACGGGGTCCCCGCACACCGCCAGGGAGGCCACCATGAGACTGAGGAGAACACTGCTGGCGCTGGTCGTCGTGCTCGGCGGGCTGGTCGCCGGCACGAGCGGCGCGACCGCGGCGGCGCCGTACTGCGGGATCACCTGGGGCAGCACGGCCAGGACGGCCGGCAGCCTCAGCAGCGGTCCGCTGATCGAGGTCCGCACCGGGCGGCACGACTGCTACGACCGGGTGGTCTTCGAGTTCGCCGGCCCGGCCGACGGCTACTCCGTCGCCTACGGCGAGACGTACACCGAGGGGCAGGGGCTTGCGCTCAGCCCGTACACCGCCGGTGGCGCGCTGCTGTCGGTGTCGCTGCGGGCGCCCGCGTACGACGACCAGCACGTCGGCACGCTGCCCTACCGCGCCGGTGAGCACGCCGCGACGGTACTGGGCTACCGCACGCTGCGGGACGTCGTCTTCGGCGGCAGCTTCGAGGGCTACACGACGTTCGCCGTGGGTGTCCGCGCCCGGCTGCCGTTCCGGGTCTTCGTGCTCAGCGGCCCCGGCACGCACAGCCGCATCGTGATCGACGTGGCCCACCAGTGGCAGGCGTGACCTTCCCCCAGGTGAGAGGGGCCGACCGGCCCCTCATCACCGTCCGTTGCGGCCACGCCTCGCGGCGTCGCACCGGACTACCCTGGGTGGTCATGGAGGGCCGCGTGCTGGTCGTCGAGGACGACGCCTCCATCCGGGAGGTGACGGCCCTCGGCCTGCGCCGGGCCGGGTTCCGGGTGGCCACCGCCGCCGACGGCCCGGCCGCCCTCGCCGCGTGGCGGGCCGGCCCGGTCGACCTCATCGTGCTCGACGTGATGCTTCCCCGCCTCGACGGATTCGAGGTGTGCCGGGAGATCCGGCGCACCAGTCAGGTGCCGATTCTCATGCTCACCGCCCGCACCGACACCATCGACGTGGTGGTCGGCCTGGAGTGCGGGGCCGACGACTACCTCCGCAAGCCGTTCGACCTGCCGGAGCTGGTCGCCCGGGTCCGCGCCGTGCTCCGCCGGACCGTCGCGCCGGCCCCCGAGACCACCGTGACGGCCGGGCCGCTGGAGATCGACCCGGCCCGCTTCGTGGCCCGCCGGGACGGCCGCGAGCTGACCCTGACGGCCACCGAGTTCCGGCTGCTGCTGGAGCTGGCCCGGCGACCCGGCCAGGTGTTCACCCGCGAGCTGCTGCTCGACCGGGTCTGGGGACACAGCTATCTCGGCGACTCCCGGCTGGTCGACGTGGCCGTGCAGCGCCTGCGCGCCAAGGTCGAGGACGACCCCGGGGCGCCGACCCTGATCCGGACGGTCCGCGGGGCCGGCTACAAGCTGTCGACGGGGTGAGCGGGCCATGGCGGCCGGCAGGGTCGTGCCCGGGCGGTTGCGGCGCCGGCTCGTCGTCGCGTTCGTCCTCGTGGCCGGCATGTCCGCGGGGGCGCTGGCCGCCGGCTCCTACCTCATGCTGCGCCAGGCCCGGTTCGACGGCTCGCTGCAACGCGCCGACGCCGACGCCCGCTACCAGCTCGTGGTCGCCGCGCAGTTCCTGCCGCTGACCGACACCCGCCGGGCCGACCTGCTGGCCAGCTTCGAGGAGTCCGGCCGCCACGTGGTGCTGGTCGCCGGGGAGACCGAGGCGTCCAACCCCCGGTACGCCCCCACCCCCGACCCCGACCTGCGGGCTGCCGTCGCCGCCGGGCAGCTCGGCTTCCAGCGCACCGCCGGCCGGCCCCACCTGCTCGTCGTCGGCGGCCGGATCCCCGGCTCCACGGCCGAGCTGTACGTGGTGACCGTCGAGGACGACCTCGTCGACGCCCTCGACCAGCTCCGCACCGCCTCGATCGTCGGCTGGGCGGTGGTCGTGCTGCTCGCCGCCGGCGTGGGCAACGCCCTCGCCCGCCGCACCCTGGAACCCGTCGGCCGGGCCAGCCGGGCCGCGCGGGCCGTCGCCGAGGGGCTGCTGCACACCCGGCTGCCGGTGCGCGGCCGGGACGAGTTCAGCGCCTGGGCCACCTCCTTCAACGAGATGGCCGAGGCGCTGGAGAACCAGATCGAGGCGCTGTCCCGGGCGCAGGCGCGGGAGCGCCGGTTCACCGCCGACGTGGCGCACGAGCTGCGTACCCCGGTCACCGCCCTGGTGGCGGCGGCCTCGCTGCTGGCCGACCAGCTCGACGCCCTCCCGGCCGACGCCCGCCGCGCCGCCGAACTGCTCGTGGCCGATGTGGTCCGGCTGCGCCGGCTGGTCGAGGAACTCATGGAGATCTCCCGCCTGGACGCCGGCCGGGAGGT is from Micromonospora terminaliae and encodes:
- a CDS encoding ArsR/SmtB family transcription factor, with product MLSVAVGVRDLAGIRFAISPLWEAVASVRVLRSPDWFPAHQLWHRQVRPRLSVVDWRLLADLVPMPTVVIPGFVCPPPPSALPTIDWELAVLAATPPEVVRAGLDELPGPRPPRLADLYADPPAGLARLTQVIADYVEVAIAPYWPRMRTLLEREVLVGAGRMATDGVRGLLNRIDPYVTWDDGTLHVDHLTRAGTADLGGRGLLLVPSVFGGARVWSNLSERTSQPLLRYPARAVGTLWERSAAPASAALARVLGRTRATLLHELAVPAATTELARRCGLSAGTVSHHLTALRDAGLVGTHRAGRFLLYARTSSAEALLAGAGSPEPGDG
- a CDS encoding inositol monophosphatase family protein, with amino-acid sequence MEPNRGGPDLRDAHRFAVEAAQAAGRLLRRGTRGKLHARAKNDSGDLVTDLDLAAERLIVDRIRSRWPEHGVIAEEGGEYAADNTWAWLVDPLDGTNNVAIGLSAYVVGIALCDRGSPVLGVVHDPVAGRTWSAVRGQGAFVHGSGPSGRPLHAPRRPVPTAPVLAWTQGHGVARDDSTARALKVVLDTTARRVLQLWAPLLSWVMLARGDIDGIVGYRPEAVDLPAGMLLAAEAGMAVRALDGGCFDDRYGCPADRRSFVAGPPETIDRLVKLVTAAQWIEPQVRQLTPISLTTVGW
- a CDS encoding response regulator transcription factor, whose protein sequence is MEGRVLVVEDDASIREVTALGLRRAGFRVATAADGPAALAAWRAGPVDLIVLDVMLPRLDGFEVCREIRRTSQVPILMLTARTDTIDVVVGLECGADDYLRKPFDLPELVARVRAVLRRTVAPAPETTVTAGPLEIDPARFVARRDGRELTLTATEFRLLLELARRPGQVFTRELLLDRVWGHSYLGDSRLVDVAVQRLRAKVEDDPGAPTLIRTVRGAGYKLSTG
- a CDS encoding sensor histidine kinase — encoded protein: MAAGRVVPGRLRRRLVVAFVLVAGMSAGALAAGSYLMLRQARFDGSLQRADADARYQLVVAAQFLPLTDTRRADLLASFEESGRHVVLVAGETEASNPRYAPTPDPDLRAAVAAGQLGFQRTAGRPHLLVVGGRIPGSTAELYVVTVEDDLVDALDQLRTASIVGWAVVVLLAAGVGNALARRTLEPVGRASRAARAVAEGLLHTRLPVRGRDEFSAWATSFNEMAEALENQIEALSRAQARERRFTADVAHELRTPVTALVAAASLLADQLDALPADARRAAELLVADVVRLRRLVEELMEISRLDAGREVLATRPVDVGALLRRIVAGHPDSRARVDGDAPPVVTDPRRLERILSNLVANGIEHGGGDLRAEIRHTGAELVVSVADRGPGIPAEHLAHIFDRFYKADPARTGPGSGLGLAIARENARLLGGRLDVASEVGHGTRFRLTLPLDTGDTSCDA
- a CDS encoding HD domain-containing protein — its product is MTSDALRRALTDPGDPPLPPLPGVAVELLDALQAPPRLAAHLRLVHDVARQLTAAFAGCFPLVPFDRQAVLFGAAIHDLGKVEHPEELSGPGSAHEEAGYQLLLRFGVPEERARFAVTHAAWHAPGVQLEDLLVSLADKVWKGKRVTDLEELVVDRLADITGQPRWQAFLDLDDVLAALAADADRRLAFQAEHPVHG
- a CDS encoding class I SAM-dependent methyltransferase, which encodes MAEPPTGASSRSAQAHGRRANRRSYHDGAQVNGYVDDPYHRIRRAVAARLMVDGVPGGRPVLELGCGPRSMLDPAALPGPLVVADMAETALGAARRAADGAALAVCLDATRGLPFRAGSFAGLLTGELIEHVYDPLALLHECHRVLAPGGLLVLTTPNLAPAQDRLAFLAGRAPRQVDPLHPYLWLHIRPFTASLLRQVLRRAGFAPLAIRSNEVGWRLPGGRWVTSRLLARLAPGLGGSLICAARRTAQPPSPRGTVHPNSA
- a CDS encoding TolB family protein encodes the protein MTELNRRALLRAAALAGAATATGLAGGLTAAAPAAAAETTEVVNGPFLVTGSAGLLQINRGHTTPQVLLTHAYDAVASPDGRYVAVNDLRYEGETGSSLSLFDRVTGEVRKLISDPFGVTYQWPTWSPDGTEVALVIDRESLVAVNVATGARRVLVQGHTMSRPNWSRDGSMIVMQWVSRSEGHQLRMLELATGRVRRVYQPEEGERFGWPVFMPNSERVVFCTNRWFRDVDLPLGEDSLASVRIGGTGLKQLTDEPRLYLSPVFSPDGRYCAALSVPPTNEEPDGGNIIVSTSGFGDQWWIPGDEYDDSMRVDWARAI
- a CDS encoding MFS transporter, with the protein product MTATVPAPTRWPRPFRYVYAANLTDSLGFQVGYLAVPVLAVSVLAATPGQVGLLAALSTAAFLLVGLPAGVWVDRSPRRTVMVAADLARAALYASIPLAWWADVLTLGQLYAVVLLTGVGTVFGDVAAQSFLPELVGRDRLVAANSLLMTTNATIQIGGRGFGGLLVQWLGAPLALALNAVTHLLSALALTRVRPTATAGTGRNRPADGFGRQLAEGVRHVLGNPLLRPLAVSLAGINLTVNLMTTMLPVVFLRDLGLGAGALGLFLGAGGVGALLGAVTARPLAARIGHGRALWLPGLLVAPAGALVALVDTGAWLWLAGLGWLALAWRTGIGNVIGVSLRQRATPDALLGRMNATFRFLLTGAIAVGAGLAGLLGEYAGPRTPLWVGAIGAALTWLPLYRSPVRTLPDPDRLPPTAG
- a CDS encoding AMIN-like domain-containing (lipo)protein, with product MRLRRTLLALVVVLGGLVAGTSGATAAAPYCGITWGSTARTAGSLSSGPLIEVRTGRHDCYDRVVFEFAGPADGYSVAYGETYTEGQGLALSPYTAGGALLSVSLRAPAYDDQHVGTLPYRAGEHAATVLGYRTLRDVVFGGSFEGYTTFAVGVRARLPFRVFVLSGPGTHSRIVIDVAHQWQA